CACCCAAGATCAGGCCTTGGAAGGTGAAGATCTTAATGACATCTTTGCGACTTAAACCCACAGTTTTTAAAATCGCGATATCTTTGAATCTCTGCACCACATTCACAAACAAAGTGGAGGAGATGTTAAATGCCGCCACAAAGATAATCACTGAAACCACAAAGAAGATGGCGGGACGCTGAATAGCCACTGCATCGAAAAGGTTTTCATTGGAATCACGCCAGTCACGAACCCAATACGGAGCCCCCAGGACCTGCGACAGATTGTAGCTGGCTTTTCGCGCATACTCGGCATCATCAAATTTCAACATCAAGCCGGTGTAACGATCACCGATGGCCGCCACTTCCTGGGCGACATTAAGATCAATCATGATAAAGCGTTCGTTCCACTCAAATTTGCCCAGCTCCACTACACCTTGCAATTTGAAGGTCCCGACTTTTCGTTTAAAATTGGATGGATCCGTCAGATCCGCAATCGGCAAAACCACGCGGAATTCATCGCCAATTTTTAGACCCATTTTTTTGGCCAAACCAGAACCAATCAGCGCCAATGGCACATCCGACGGCGCATTCAGATCCGCAGAACCCTCTTTCACCCGACTTTCCAAATTCAAAGTCTGATTCACGCGGTCTTTATCAATTCCTTCCAGCAAAACACCGGAAATCTGACCGTTATGAGCCATGATGCCTTCAACAAAAACAAAACGTGTGGAACTGACCAGGGACGGCTCCGCTTTGCGAATGCGCTCTTCCAATTCCTTCCAGTCATCCGGAAAACGCGAACGCTTTACCACCTGAACTGAACCAGAAACATCCGTCATTGCCGTCTGCAAAGTGGTTTCAAAGCCACTCATCACCGCCATAGAGACAACCAGTGAAGCCACCCCTAAAA
This is a stretch of genomic DNA from Bdellovibrio sp. GT3. It encodes these proteins:
- a CDS encoding ABC transporter permease; the encoded protein is MNRSSLAWISWKLLNSKKTMFGGSAPLALFGLILGVASLVVSMAVMSGFETTLQTAMTDVSGSVQVVKRSRFPDDWKELEERIRKAEPSLVSSTRFVFVEGIMAHNGQISGVLLEGIDKDRVNQTLNLESRVKEGSADLNAPSDVPLALIGSGLAKKMGLKIGDEFRVVLPIADLTDPSNFKRKVGTFKLQGVVELGKFEWNERFIMIDLNVAQEVAAIGDRYTGLMLKFDDAEYARKASYNLSQVLGAPYWVRDWRDSNENLFDAVAIQRPAIFFVVSVIIFVAAFNISSTLFVNVVQRFKDIAILKTVGLSRKDVIKIFTFQGLILGAIGLAGGFILGLILCVLFVWAQGRLGLISGAVYRLENIEISIRFMDTIAICVATMLICFIATLAPARRGANLNPMEGLRNE